In Alphaproteobacteria bacterium, the DNA window ATTATGGTTGAAAAACTTACCCCCCAACAACGTCAAAAATTTTTAAATGACCACAAAAATTGGCAAGTTCTTGAAAAACGTGATGCTATTTTCAGAAGTTTTAAATTTTCCAATTTTTCTAAGGCATGGGGATTTATGACCCAAATTGCTCTTTTAGCAGAAAAATTTGATCATCATCCCGAATGGTTTAATGTTTATAATAAAGTAGATATTACCC includes these proteins:
- a CDS encoding 4a-hydroxytetrahydrobiopterin dehydratase, with amino-acid sequence MVEKLTPQQRQKFLNDHKNWQVLEKRDAIFRSFKFSNFSKAWGFMTQIALLAEKFDHHPEWFNVYNKVDIT